The Brassica oleracea var. oleracea cultivar TO1000 chromosome C6, BOL, whole genome shotgun sequence genome includes a region encoding these proteins:
- the LOC106298290 gene encoding uncharacterized protein LOC106298290 — protein MSIGAMQEIEETAPLLDDSQPNGESRSQSATTKVPEVEIHLYRCGKGPIDVFKSNLGGWEQDQLEVRAILEKYGLKSIFAYNVEKGRGVPIRFQRNGRSVLTYRDGAVVYIDGEPQDSMIQPITRIVLGVVIATLLITFLMKDPPAWIKNNISIGNFPPWVLACIVIVFTRARKRTRDFFRKYGW, from the exons ATGTCAATAGGAGCGATGCAGGAGATCGAAGAGACTGCTCCGTTGCTCGACGATTCTCAACCCAACGGTGAATCGAGATCGCAATCCGCGACGACGAAGGTGCCGGAGGTGGAGATCCATCTGTATCGTTGCGGGAAAGGTCCGATCGACGTGTTCAAATCGAATCTCGGAGGTTGGGAGCAGGATCAGCTCGAGGTTCGAGCTATCCTCGAGAAATACGGATTGAAATCCATCTTCGCTTACAACGTCGAGAAAGGCCGAGGCGTCCCGATCCGATTTCAAAGGAACGGCCGGTCTGTGCTGACGTACAGAGATGGCGCCGTCGTTTACATCGACGGCGAACCTCAG GATTCTATGATCCAACCCATCACAAGAATCGTGCTCGGAGTAGTGATTGCTACGCTGTTAATAACGTTTCTAATGAAGGACCCGCCAGCGTGGATCAAGAACAACATCTCCATTGGGAACTTCCCTCCGTGGGTACTCGCGTGCATAGTAATAGTATTCACCCGAGCGAGGAAGAGAACCAGAGACTTCTTCAGGAAGTATGGGTGGTAG
- the LOC106299657 gene encoding sphinganine C(4)-monooxygenase 1-like: MVVWEECVSDETMGTIAPIIVYWIYAGVNQFLSPSLDKYRLHTLDEENEKNVIPITTVVKGVLLQQLLQILITQLGFFITSYTEETSRPTAQPSVLIQILQILIAMFIFDTCQYFVHRYMHHNKFLYRHVHSHHHRLVVPYAVGALYNHPVEVISDMLGGAAAFFGSGMTPRTSVWLFCLITVKAVDDHSGLRLPGNLFHVLFKNNGAYHDVHHQVNGVKYNYSQPFFTFWDRVMGTHMPYNVMKRPGGGLEVRMMKKRS, translated from the exons ATGGTGGTATGGGAAGAGTGTGTGAGTGATGAGACGATGGGCACTATAGCTCCCATTATTGTCTATTGGATTTACGCTGGAGTTAACCAATTTCTTAGCCCTTCTTTAGATAAGTACCGGCTTCACACCCTTGATGAAGAGAATGAAAAAAACGTAATACCGATCACCACAGTGGTCAAAGGAGTCTTGCTTCAACAGCTTCTCCAAATCTTAATTACCCAACTTGGATTCTTT ATTACTTCCTATACAGAGGAAACCTCAAGGCCAACGGCCCAACCCTCAGTACTAATCCAGATCCTTCAGATATTAATAGCCATGTTCATATTCGACACGTGTCAGTACTTCGTCCACCGCTACATGCACCACAACAAGTTCCTCTACCGCCACGTCCACTCGCACCACCACCGCCTCGTGGTCCCTTACGCGGTCGGGGCTCTCTACAACCATCCGGTGGAAGTCATATCCGACATGCTCGGTGGAGCCGCTGCGTTTTTTGGGTCAGGGATGACGCCGAGAACTAGCGTTTGGCTCTTCTGCCTCATCACCGTCAAGGCCGTAGACGATCACAGCGGTCTACGCCTTCCAGGGAACTTGTTCCACGTTCTGTTCAAGAATAACGGTGCTTATCACGACGTTCACCACCAGGTTAACGGCGTTAAGTATAACTACTCGCAGCCGTTTTTCACGTTCTGGGACAGAGTAATGGGGACTCACATGCCGTATAACGTCATGAAACGGCCCGGAGGAGGGCTCGAGGTTAGGATGATGAAGAAACGTTCATAA
- the LOC106298645 gene encoding probable F-actin-capping protein subunit beta, which translates to MLKKMEAALGLLRRMPPKQSETALSALLSLLPQHSSDLLSQVDLPLQVLRDAESRKDFILCEYNRDADSYRSPWSNKYHPPLEDALYPSSELRKLEVEANDIFAIYRDQYYEGGISSVYMWEDDNEGFVACFLIKKDGSKSGHGRRGCLEEGAWDAIHVIQVGPEEEEMAQYCLTSTIMLSLTTDDEPSGKFGLSGSIRRQMKMELAVAEGHLCNMGRMIEELEGKLRNSLDQVYFGKTREMVCTLRPPAEIVQMRLPDS; encoded by the exons ATGTTGAAAAAAATGGAAGCAGCTTTGGGACTTCTGAGAAGAATGCCGCCGAAGCAATCGGAAACGGCTCTGTCAGCACTTCTCAGCCTCTTGCCTCAGCATTCTTCCGATCTCCTCTCTCAAGTCGATCTCCCTCTCCAG GTGTTACGTGATGCTGAAAGTAGGAAAGATTTCATCTTGTGTGAGTACAATAGAGATGCAGATTCCTACAG ATCACCGTGGTCCAATAAGTACCATCCTCCTCTAGAGGATGCTCTGTACCCATCATCAGAATTGAGAAAGCTCGAAGTTGAAGCCAACGACATCTTTGCTATCTATCGTGACCA GTATTATGAAGGAGGTATATCTTCAGTCTACATGTGGGAGGATGATAATGAAGGCTTTGTGGCATGTTTCCTTATCAAGAAAG ATGGGTCAAAGTCAGGTCATGGTAGGAGAGGATGCCTGGAAGAAGGAGCTTGGGATGCCATACATGTTATTCAG GTTGGTCCAGAGGAGGAGGAAATGGCACAGTATTGCTTAACAAGTACTATTATGCTCTCTCTCACCACCGATGACGAACCCTCTGGCAAATTCGGCTTATCCGGATCAATTAGAAGACAA ATGAAAATGGAGCTCGCTGTAGCAGAGGGGCATTTGTGCAATATGGGGAGAATGATTGAAGAATTGGAAGGCAAACTTAGAAACTCACTTGATCAG GTTTACTTTGGGAAGACGAGAGAGATGGTTTGTACGCTGCGTCCACCTGCTGAGATCGTACAGATGAGATTACCCGACTCCTGA